The nucleotide window GTCGTAAACCATGAAAAGTGTTCCAACTCTATCCAATATGGGATTAGGCATCCTCAACCGACTCTATCCTCACCATTTGAGAGTCTAAGACCTCTTCGCTCCATCCATCTCAAACTCCCACAACCAGTATAATTAGCAAGAAAACGtcctttttttcatttttctttcctGTTAAAATTGCCAGCAGCCTCTGCATCACATGCCCCGCTTTCTATATTTCAGTATTGACCCTATTTCCACCTCTACTCCAGCTCCTAAAGTATCCATTGCTGCACTACCCAATAGGTGCGAGAGGATGGTGATGGTTATTCCATATAAACTCCTACAAGATCAAAGGGCCAAAGGGCAAAAGAAACTAGACCATGTTTTGCCATATTTATCTGATCTGGATTACAAACAGACACAGTCAACTCAATTCTCGCCCAGATCAATAGATCACCAGAAAAATCATTCAAAGTCAGCCAGGAGAAACTAATTCAAACCATTCGAGCCCAAAATAGGTAATCATGGAGAGGCAAGAGAGAAGCAGCTACCAGTGTCATCAACAACCAGCAAAAGTGCAAGAACATAACAGAATTGAACATAAGTCCAGTGCCACCGCCACTGCACCCGGAGATGAGAAACAGCAAGGAGAGAAGACAAAGAGGGGGACATGGAAGTGACTTCTGTGACTTAAGCACAACTCCTTTGATTCTGTATTTTCAGATTTTTGACTATGCAATATTTCAAAAAAAAACACACATAAATTTGATGGGTAAGCAAAATATTTCAGGAcatattcttttattatttataatttacctTTATGTTATAAGAAAAAGCAAGTTTTGCTTTTGTTATCTAAAATTTAGAACATGAACAAGTCCACTCGATCCCCATGGTCTCAAACGGCTCAAATCTTGCTTCATACCAGTCGAGAGCTCATAGGAAGTACAGGGAATATGAAGCTGATCCCAATCATAGGAACCTTTGATATGAAGAAAAAACAAGTAAACAAAACAGGTCTTCAAAGATAAAAACAGAAAAATTTGGAGCTGATGTTTCGAAGGCGAGAAAATTTGAAGTCAATTGAAAGAACTACTGAAGTATGCAGCACACTAGAGGAAGTAGAAATCCATAGTTTAGGAATTTTGAGaacgaaaaaaaagaaaattttgagagaCGATAAAAGGGAAAAAAGATATAGGTATTGGAAATCCAGAGGAGAATGGAGAGAAAGGCACATTaaccaagagaaaaattattctttttttcaATTCCCAACATCCAACCCTAACAAGGGCCACATAATAACAGTTCATATTATTCTATTCTCATTAGGACTCTTGAAAGAGAAAACATATTAGCATGAAAGGAAAATAACCAAAGAACACAGCCAATTACGGTGATATTAGAGAGTTCGAGCTTTGGCAGTCTAACAAGATTATGTTAAAGTGCCAATATTGaaccaaaattttcttttttagactCTTGCAAGACTACTGGTAGGCCAATACAGgaaaatatggatgaaaatagaaaCAAAATGGATGAAAGGGTTAGCTTAAGTCTAACACTTTGAACCTCGACTGCATCTGGTTCTAAGCCAGGGACAGTGGGGGAAATTGGAAATCATAAGGGGTAGTGGAAGTGAAGGCGCTGGAAAGAGGTGTACATTTTTTGTTTAAAGGTCCTGGTGCCAAACATCTCCTacatctttaaaatataaaaccattTAATAAAGGAACTTTCCTTTTGCAAAACTAAATAAGGGCATATAGTTCAGCAGAAACCTCCTACCTGGATACTGAATTAATGCCTGAGTTCCACCATTTTTCTCAAATATTGCAATTTTCTGGACAGTACCAAAAGCTGAAAACACCTGAATGAAAAGCTCGAGTAAACTTCGCATTGTTATTTGACACATAAAACAGAGCGATAGGAGAAATGTCTCACTGTGTGAAGAACATCAACTGTGACAGCATATTGCATATTCTCTATGGACGCAAGCAGCACATTACTCTCAGGCTCCTTCATTTTCCCGTCAGGACCAAGAACAGGCTGAAGATGAATAATCATTAGTTATGAAAACTCACCACAAACATAATGTGGAAATTTTGAAATGCGGAACCAAACCTGTAAAGTACCCTCGATTGCAGAAGGATTCACAGGAAGGTAAGGGTTAGTGAAATCCCTGCATGATATTATCTAGCATCAGATCAAATTTTACAATTGTAAATTTGTCCATGACTATACGCTAAAGttttaaaacaaataaaagattaaCACACTAAAAAGTTGAAGTCCAAAATACATAGAACAAAGTGAAAACTGCAAAATATAATATTTGATGGATTGATAAGAGCTTCATTTAGATAGCACGTCATAAAGATAAACGAAAATTACAACAACAATGacaagccataatgtcccaaAGATTTGTGACAATCTAAATAATGATGATGCAGGTAGGTACAACAGACTTCCAAGAATAAGCAGTGCACATCAATAGAAACAATCTAGGACTTCACATGATACAAATTGAGTGGGAAAGTAAATCACCATACAACTGTTTCAGTTAAGAGATTCCAGACCTCCATCAAACATAAATATATGCCATAAACTGCAAGAATGTGCCGAAGCCAACTGATATAGAACTTTTTAGCCTGATACTTACGATGGTGTTTCACATTGGCCATTGTCATCTAGCTGCTAAAGGTCACAATTAGGACTTTGTTATATAATTTGTCATATACTGTTAAGAAGTATGTCAAGTTAGAGAGACTAACAACAAAACTGTTTCAGATAACATACAAGACCTAACTTGCCTttgtattatgctaaatctaaatTAGTAAAACATAAACATCCAAGTCTACAAATATTACATGTCCATCATGGTCTAATGGGTCaaaaaaaacaacaaaacaaaaattgTCCAGTGTGGTTGCGGCATGTAGATACCTGCTCCGATGGGACTGGAATTTGATATTTAAATCtgtatgtgcagaaaaagaaatcCGCAAGTGGCAAGATGTAACATGCTCTGGAAGCAAGTACCTGCAGTTCATGAAAACACAATATGCTCAGCAAAAAAGCGGGAATGGTGAGGAGAGAGTGTGACAGAGGGAGAGAATGTATTGCTTCTTCCAAATGTGTTCAACTGACAGAAACTGAGACAACCTTGGGATACTTCTTCCATCCAAGGCATTTCTAGCTTCTGAAGCAGTTGCTGCATCAGTGTACTGGATCAGAGCCTAAGAAAAAAAAGGGAAGCATAACAATGAGTTGCAGTCCTAAATTCATGTCCAGAATAGTGAGCAAAATACACTACCTGAAAACCAGCAGCCTTTTCAAAAGTAGCAATTTTGTGAACATATCCGAATGCAGAGAACACCTGAGAAAGAAGATGAATCAATACTCCTAGAAAATAAAGGAATGATGCTATGGTAATCAAATGACATCAGGTCAGATGGAAAATGAAGCGATCTCATTTGTAAGTGCAGAATGGCACCTGTGGCACAATGGCCTTCATCATGACTCCAGTGGCAACATATATGAGCAAATTTTtacttaatgatatgaacatCATGCATGGACCAAATTATTACTCGCTGCTTCGACAAAAGAAAGACAAATATAACTATCCTCCTTATGCAGAATAATTAGCAAATTACATCATTAGTAGAAGAAAATCTTGATATCtaacaacataaaagaatcatatCAACCAataagaaaatattaaaagtttttgaGAAATCCTAGGGAGTGGAAGTTTAACCTCCAAAAACAGCTTCACACACAAGGTGAGTGTAACCTACAACTTAACGATGATGGGAAAAAGCAGTTAGAGATTAACATTCATCAAACAGTAAGATTCAGAGACTCATAACAAAATAGTCAAAAGAATGAGATAGTAAAACAAACATGGTATCTCTCCGAATGTAGATGCTGATAACGAGATATACTCCGTGTTAAAATGGACCTGGTAACCCATTCAGAGCATGTTACAAGAAGTCAAAGAAGTAAAACAAGATTAGCTTCGAGACATatcacatcaaaaaaaaaaatcccctaTATCATTTCAACTTTAAGACCATCCAAATTACTAGAACTGCTTAAAGCGTACACAAATTTTTATCTTAAATGCAATGAcaagattttaaattaaaaaaagtaaGTCACTGGACTCACCAAATGAATAACTTCGATGCTGACATCACCAGCTTCCACGCCCTCTATGGTAACGAGCAAAACATTCCCAACAACCTCACCGGAGGCCTTGTTGTTTACAATTTCTTGCCTGTTTGAATATTGTATGTAAACAGTTTTGCCACGAACTTGTGCAGGTTCAGATGAAGATGCATAATATGAGATCATCGAGATTGCCTGATTAAGTTCCGCCTGAAAGAAGGTGTCAATAACCAGTTTGGGCTATCATGTTCCGAAGACAATGCAATATCTAAATGCTCTTTCTAACAAAGCAACAAATATGTGGAGGGGGAAAGGCAACAAGTACCACAAGAACGACAAGAACCTCATATAAACAGGTAATCTTTATCCTTCTTCTAGAAAAGGAGTGCGAAAACCAaatcaagaaaaggaaaacaaaagcaTAAGGAAGAAACTACATATATCTCCTATAATGAAATATGTTATTTCCTACCAAACCGAGTATAGAATGCTTTAGATCAGTTGGAGCTAAAAATGTCAACCAGGCCACTGCGATATCATAATCCCAAGTACAAAAAAGCATGATTATAGCCCACCAGAATATGGCAGCAAGAAAAAATTCTCAAGCATGTCTTGTGGTTCCAACTTTGGCTCATCCCCATCCTTTCGACAACCCATATACCGTGATAGCATTCGATATGATCCATCAAGCACACATCAATTCAGTATCAGAAACCCTTAAAAGCAATCTCAAGTTTGCGATATTCACCGAAACATCCAAGAAATGGATCCAAGAAGACCAGTTTGCGATCTTCACCAAAAGTCTCAAGAAACGCATCGAACAATCAGGCTCCGGCACTTACAAACTCAACAAAGGCCTGGTTGTGATTGGCGCCGACGTTGCATTTGGTGTTGACGATCTTGCCGAAGGGCTTGCAGAGCTCGACTAGTTCCTCCTCCGTGCACTCCCACGGCAGATTCCGGAGGTGGAGCACCTTCGACGGCGTCTGCGTGTACCGGAACTGCGGCTGCCCCGAGGAGGACATCTCCGAGCAAAAGGTTGCGGAGACGCCTCTCCGATCTGCCTCTACGACGATCAGATTTCGACGGACGTCAACACGAAATCGGAGAAATCGGCAGGATTTTCTTTGAGGAATGTCCAGCCAGGTTAGGGCAGGGATCGGGGAAGAAGAACCGATCGATAAAGATATCGAACCTGAGTCGGGGCTTTTATCTGTGTTGGGGGCGTAATCGCGAGTCCCGACTTATTTATCGGATGACGTTTTACCTGTCTCTTCTTACGAAGGTAGATAATTTAAGTGCAAATtttccaaataaaaaataaaataaaagaatttattggaataataagattaaatattttatttttacaaatataaaaaatctcaatttaatttttaaaagtataaagaTCTAACTAATTataaggataatatgtaattacgcATCATTTATAGCGTAACCAAAACTAAATCCTATATTTCACAAAGAAATATAGGTAGATAATTTAAGTGCAAATTttccaaataaaaaagaaaaataaaagattttattGGAATAATAAGAttacatattttatttttacaaatataaaaatctcaatttaatttttaaaagtataaagaTCTAACTAATTataaggataatatgtaattacggATGATTTATAGCTTAACCAAAACTAAATCCTATATTTCACAAAGAAAGATTAATTTTTTGTTCCACGTTAATGTTTATGGTTGGTGTACGGGCCCCATTGGGCCTGCGGTAGCAGTAACCCGACATGCCCCCATTGATTCCTAAGATTAAGATTGGAACTTGATAATATGAACCTAATCACAAAAATCTTTCTTATTTAATTAGGATAGCATTATACATTAGGATTCCAAATCAAATCATCTATCTTATACAATACACTTCTTAACCCAAACTTGTCTTACATTTAAATCTCATattcaaaattatttatttatttatttattttttctacgattctcctttttttttctctctctcagtattattattatttttctatcttCCTTGGTTCACTCCACCTCTCTTTGTCTAGGAATCATAAGGATACAAAGTTTAACTCGATAAAATTGATTATCCATCGTCACCGCACGTCgactaattattatattatatttattatcaaattatatatttatctttgataatagCTCAAAAGATATTTGTTGTTTTATTTTAGATTACCCAAAAAATGTCAACACATTTTACTTTCAAATTCATATTTTAAAACTATTGATTTAACTCAAAAGTACATTATTTTTGTTTAACCTTAATAGTTCCTAACATCTCTTTTTTGGCTTTTTAAATTACATTACAATACTCATTCTTAAATACTATCAACCAAAACATTAACATCCTAAAACTTTTGATTAATGAGATAATCATAGTTTGAGGGTGGAGGGGTAGAATCACTAAAAGTAAAACACATTGATCAAATCATCATAAGCATTCATAGGTTTGAAAAAGAATTTTAGGATATTGACATGTAAGAGGTAAGTCCAAAAGAAGGAGATCTCCACATCATCATTtgaagatataaaaaataaaagatttggaTTCTTACATTGTTtaccttttttaaaaaaaacaccTTAATAGTTCTCAACCTTCTTTGCTTATCATTGttaaatataatcaatcaaaaaATTAATATTCTAAAATTTTTGATTAATTAGATAATCATAATTTGAGGGTCAAAAGAGTATAATATTGATCACTATAAGTAAAATATATTGGTCAAGTAATTGTAAGCTATGTATTGATGAATTAAGTAAATCTAAGTTGAATCTATCGATGAATTAAGTAAATCTGAGTTGAGTATCAGATatcgatgatgaaatcaattgatgaattaatgatataATCTATGCATTaagaaaagtgatgtaggactatttACGATcgtgaaaatataaaataatcaaagaaGAATTGaacgttgggtcggagtcaatgaTTGGGCATCGGGTCAGaagaatcgggggatacaccgaaAGTTCGAATGATGCGTTAGAAGCTCATCGGGAGTTCGTTGAAAGCTTGTTGGAACATCGTCGGGAGTGCGCCGGAAGTTTCGTCGGGATttcggatgaacaattgacgtgccagacaactaggattgcttgcattataattatttaaccttaattatcatagttaggcattaatttgagttagtttaaggagtaatcctactaacttaattaggggctaactaggcccgaattagggctgaattgggcctgttGTTTGACTCATTCAGTGACCCTTACTTGGCTCAagtggtagcaccgcttgaggctcgacctcccaggcaatctgggtagtggtatcgccaacAATTAATGTTACCAAGTGGTGGTACAGCTAGAGTCTAATCTCCGAGGCTTTATCAGGCGATCGTACTGCCCaaactgggcggtagtaccgccaatacctcgaaaacctaggatgagaccattttgtcttcaaatttgaatccatttggaggcctataaatactccactcctcCCTACTCGGTTAGCACATCAACTGAAAACAAAAATTgaggaaaacactattgtaatcttgtgagaattctcctctagctctaagtgttAATTTCaacttaagagaggggtgagtggctcgtaaagattatctcctaaacctgtgaaaaagaaaaaaagattataaaagggtaattgatcttcgttcattgAAAAAATATCGATAATGAATGTTGATGGCCTTGAcaaaggaggaatcgagagtggatatagatCATGATGACTAAACtattataaaattggtgtgccttctcttctttgtctttttcctttatattgcttattgatttGGCTACTCACTCCACTTCACACTTTCTCTAAGTTCAAACACATTTCTTTTACAattttatcgaaatgatttttctaaatactctatatttttatataagtactaattcacccccccttttaatGTCGATTTAATCCTAACAGTcagtatcaaagccaagtttttcttatttggtttaacacccatgaGAAATAACTTTTACCGATAATCAAGAAGGTTTttttatcactcgtcctcctatatttaatgggaTATACTACACGTTTTGGAAAAttagaataataattttattgctttctatgaattttaatttatagaacattgttgaaagcgattttgaaaagtcttccaaaccaataaacgaatagaatgatttgaagaagaagactttttctttgaatgctaaagcgatgaacgctttgttttgtactcttaataaaaatgaatttaatcggattTTTATATACGAAAGTGTACACGAGATTTGACACGCACTCAAAAGCACACATGAAGGTATAaatagggttaaagagtcaaaaatttatcttttggttcatagctatgagttgtttcatatgaaaccaaacaagactattggagacatgtacacccgttttacgagtgtcatcaatgatctaaaagtttttggtaaaattttttctaattttaaacttattaataaaatactaagatcctttctaaaaagttgagatcctaaagttatggtaatacaagaagcaaaggacgtgaacaattttttgatcgaaaaacttattgggtctttgatgacatatgaaatgatatgtattgcatatgatgaacttaagaacaaccttttaaagaataaaaaggacttgacacttagaatcaaagaagaccacttgagagaaaactcaagtgacgatgatAATGATGACTTAGCGCTTcttacaaaattttttttttaatttttaaaaaggaacaaaataaaacAATGATACTAAGgacaaaagtgaactaaaaaaagatcaaataatttgctatgaatgtaaaaagccaggatacttcaaaaataaatatcccAAAGTAAAGAAGAAactatcaaagaaaaaaaaacactcaaAACTACTTGGGATAGTTGAAGTGCATCCTAAGGCAAGAGCCTACTAATAAATAAGAAGTTGTAAATTACACATTAATGATATTTAGTAATGAGGTATGTAATTCAAACAAATCttctttatcttatgatgaattatttaatacctttaataattttaatttagatagtaaaaagtataaactattaaaaaaaagagcatacttctcttgttagtgaatttgataaattaaaaaatgatgatAGTACGTTAACTCTTTCCACTAAGTGTGAAGAGAtatattcacttaagaaagaaaatattttactacaagaaatattaaaaaaaattaatataagtaATAAATCTCTAACCATGATCCTTATTAATAatgatcatgttcatagaaaagaagaaattgactttatgagtaacactaGCAAAAGctaactatcttcgttaaaggacctatattacatgtttcacccggaaataaatataatttttgtggtagatttGGACATTATGTATATAgatgttcatttaaaaagtataatctatataaattagtttgggttcctaaaagagccATGAATAACTTAATGCTAATagttaagataggtagatctattaacgagagacccaaagtcaaataggtacctaaaagaaaCTCACATTTCTTATAGACatctctacaatcgaaagctaagagcaaaaataaatttttgatagtagatgctcaaggcttataaccagagatccaacacacttcacaaagctcactaatcaaaacaaaataattttaattgaagatgatttatattcaatgaaattatacttagatgattttatattatgcatgaggatttgaagtaatgatgatttaaaatcttatgttttagaaatatatgttatacttttgatcttgatgattttttgataaatattgtctttcgattttaaatgatgatgcatagttTTTGTATGGAATACTAGAGTATACTAGGTATCAAAATGAATTAAAGCTAAAGAACCTTacctatttttaatcttataggaaactaTCTATATTGCTTTCTTGGATTTCTCAAAaagtaattttaatgatgaatttgaatttattttCATATAAGATGATATGTTGGTGTTTACAACTTCAGATGTACCATACATGAAATAATTTTCTTGATTCTCGAGAATATTTCTctaaacaaatcttgattcttttacctaatatttttttaatttatttctaagttttttattaattattctcctatgatttttccctaTATTGATTAAGGAAATGATTTAGCCAAATAAATCATAGGATATCACTAGACTTTTTGATGTTTTTGACTTGAAtcgtattataaatttttttatatttatgatttatatgtctcatgatatgatttaatcATTGATGTataaggatagaaaattattagcCTGCACATCTCAAAAGTACTGTGAAGCTTGTTCTTTCGATAAGTAAAAAGTGATTACTTGAATGTTAAATATAAGATGGGTATCATCCGCTTAAACACGGTTAAATGTTAGCTtgaatattattgatattgactTAAATGTTAAATGTTAGTACTACTGAAATGTTAAATATGGTTGTTGGATCGTTAAAAGCCAAATGTGgatgaaaaaaaagggaaaactctGATGTGTTGTACTCCTTGACATGTTGTACTCCTTAACCTTATATGATATACTTTTTAACGTTGCgtgcttttcaatattatgatgtaCTTCTTAATGATATTATAATACATGTAATTCTTTAAGAATTAGGCATGTAAAATCTTCCGAATGCAAGAGTTCCCCTtatacatttttcagattttttgatttttaaaaattaagtttttctttttaaattgagatAGTTTCCTATCATTCATTTTGTAATTTACAGAAGTAAAAAATTTATTCatagacttttggtatacttgatcttttataagATCGAtcatttctatatgaatcattcctctttttatttataaaagtagaatcttgattcatggactttcaaTACTTATGACTTTCaatacaaaggggagaaagaaacttgctagcaACTCAAGAAACCAAAAAATATtagtttgcacatctaaagaagaatcaaaagtgcttgcacatctaaagagaagtgctaacttgctcatttcaaaaagcaagttattttgctatcttacacatctcaaaagttACTATTTTGATCAACttcatttgctagcttgcatgtcctaaAATAACTTAAAACTTAAGTACATTATCCAAATATTTATTGaatctttcttctttttattgatgataaagggggagaaataatgaatatttgatatcatgaaatgATTGATAATATCATgcccaaaataatattaattttggtATGAAGTAATAAatagttaaaattttaatattttagtatcatgtatgttatgcctaaaatgatattaattttggtatcatacatgaaatgatgaatgatttagtatcatgtatgttatgcccaaagtgatgttaatttatttttggtatcatgcataaagtaatgatgaattataatattttaaaattatgcatgttacattttgataatttcaaactataatgatgcacaatgtatgaaattttaatatgatatattgtatttgatcactatgatcaaaattgtttcacttgaatttaaaaattataattttttttaaagataagtttggcttatctcaatatgacatatagatagggagagttaaggttaactccgtcatcaattggttgccatcataaaaaagggagagattgttgaatctcatattttgatgatgaaatcaattgatgaattaatgatctaattcatgtATTGAGAAAAGTGATACAGGACTAATTACGATCGTGAAAaagcaaaataattaaagaagaatcgaatattgggtcggagtcaaagatcgggcatcgggccgaaagaATCTGGGGATACGTCGAATGTTCAGATGATGCATCGAAagctcatcgggagttcgccgaaagctcgtcgggatc belongs to Musa acuminata AAA Group cultivar baxijiao chromosome BXJ1-11, Cavendish_Baxijiao_AAA, whole genome shotgun sequence and includes:
- the LOC103970767 gene encoding polypyrimidine tract-binding protein homolog 1 isoform X2 — protein: MSASKLFIWSILTRSISRYQHLHSERYHVFSAFGYVHKIATFEKAAGFQALIQYTDAATASEARNALDGRSIPRYLLPEHVTSCHLRISFSAHTDLNIKFQSHRSRDFTNPYLPVNPSAIEGTLQPVLGPDGKMKEPESNVLLASIENMQYAVTVDVLHTVFSAFGTVQKIAIFEKNGGTQALIQYPDVTTATVAKEALEGHCIYDGGYCKLHLSYSRHTDLNVKAYSDKSRDYTVADTGILAAPQGSSMTIVSTGLQANPHVAGTFVSNVGMQQAFPNRQMPSWDPNKANYASMGGTFPGQPFGPSAGAPYPASAARPTASAGYVQASQQMPQYGIQPRPAAARGAPFIGHPPRYF
- the LOC103970767 gene encoding polypyrimidine tract-binding protein homolog 1 isoform X1, producing the protein MSSSGQPQFRYTQTPSKVLHLRNLPWECTEEELVELCKPFGKIVNTKCNVGANHNQAFVEFAELNQAISMISYYASSSEPAQVRGKTVYIQYSNRQEIVNNKASGEVVGNVLLVTIEGVEAGDVSIEVIHLVFSAFGYVHKIATFEKAAGFQALIQYTDAATASEARNALDGRSIPRYLLPEHVTSCHLRISFSAHTDLNIKFQSHRSRDFTNPYLPVNPSAIEGTLQPVLGPDGKMKEPESNVLLASIENMQYAVTVDVLHTVFSAFGTVQKIAIFEKNGGTQALIQYPDVTTATVAKEALEGHCIYDGGYCKLHLSYSRHTDLNVKAYSDKSRDYTVADTGILAAPQGSSMTIVSTGLQANPHVAGTFVSNVGMQQAFPNRQMPSWDPNKANYASMGGTFPGQPFGPSAGAPYPASAARPTASAGYVQASQQMPQYGIQPRPAAARGAPFIGHPPRYF
- the LOC103970767 gene encoding polypyrimidine tract-binding protein homolog 1 isoform X3, whose product is MMFISLSKNLLIYVATGVMMKAIVPQVFSAFGYVHKIATFEKAAGFQALIQYTDAATASEARNALDGRSIPRYLLPEHVTSCHLRISFSAHTDLNIKFQSHRSRDFTNPYLPVNPSAIEGTLQPVLGPDGKMKEPESNVLLASIENMQYAVTVDVLHTVFSAFGTVQKIAIFEKNGGTQALIQYPDVTTATVAKEALEGHCIYDGGYCKLHLSYSRHTDLNVKAYSDKSRDYTVADTGILAAPQGSSMTIVSTGLQANPHVAGTFVSNVGMQQAFPNRQMPSWDPNKANYASMGGTFPGQPFGPSAGAPYPASAARPTASAGYVQASQQMPQYGIQPRPAAARGAPFIGHPPRYF